In Hoeflea ulvae, one genomic interval encodes:
- a CDS encoding pyruvate dehydrogenase complex dihydrolipoamide acetyltransferase, whose translation MPINITMPALSPTMEEGNLAKWLVKEGDKVGPGDIIAEIETDKATMEVEAVDEGTVAKIVVPAGTEGVKVNALIAILAGEGESVEDAAKGGDDAAPAPAAAESPKTDAPKEQAEKPATTSDPAASLDKPIRDQNPAAPSPAPTTQSGERVFSSPLARRIAKDAGVDVAQITGSGPHGRVVKKDVEAAIASGTGKAAAAAPQAAASAAPAAAPKGMSQDAILKNFAEGSYELVKHDGMRKTIARRLQESKQTIPHFYVTVDCELDALLALRGQLNKAAPLKDDKPVYKLSVNDMVIKALALALRDVPDANVSWTDENMVKHKHADVGVAVSIPGGLITPIIRSAELKTLSAISNEMKDMGKRAKEKKLKPEEYQGGTTAVSNMGMMGVKDFAAVVNPPHATILAVGAGEQRPVVKDGELAIATVMSVTLSTDHRAVDGALGAELLAAFKGYIQNPMGMLV comes from the coding sequence ATGCCCATCAACATCACAATGCCGGCCCTGTCGCCAACCATGGAAGAGGGCAACCTCGCCAAATGGCTGGTCAAGGAAGGTGACAAGGTCGGCCCCGGCGACATCATTGCCGAGATCGAGACCGACAAGGCAACGATGGAGGTCGAAGCCGTCGATGAAGGCACCGTGGCGAAAATCGTCGTGCCCGCGGGCACCGAAGGCGTCAAGGTCAATGCGCTGATCGCCATTCTGGCCGGTGAGGGCGAAAGCGTCGAGGACGCGGCCAAGGGCGGCGACGACGCTGCGCCGGCTCCTGCTGCCGCTGAAAGCCCCAAGACGGACGCACCGAAAGAGCAAGCCGAAAAGCCGGCAACCACGTCCGATCCTGCTGCCAGTCTTGACAAGCCGATCCGCGATCAAAACCCGGCCGCACCGTCACCGGCGCCGACCACCCAATCGGGCGAGCGCGTGTTCTCCTCGCCGCTGGCCCGCCGCATTGCCAAGGATGCGGGCGTGGACGTGGCGCAGATCACAGGCTCCGGTCCGCATGGCCGCGTCGTCAAGAAGGATGTGGAAGCTGCAATCGCGTCGGGCACCGGCAAGGCTGCCGCAGCCGCCCCCCAGGCTGCAGCCTCGGCCGCCCCTGCTGCCGCGCCAAAAGGCATGTCGCAGGATGCCATTCTCAAGAACTTCGCCGAAGGCTCCTACGAGCTGGTCAAGCATGACGGCATGCGCAAGACCATTGCCCGCCGCCTGCAGGAATCCAAGCAAACCATCCCGCATTTCTACGTCACCGTGGATTGCGAACTCGATGCGCTGCTGGCCTTGCGCGGCCAGCTCAACAAGGCAGCACCGCTCAAGGACGACAAGCCGGTCTACAAGCTCTCGGTCAATGACATGGTGATCAAGGCGCTGGCGCTGGCGCTGCGCGATGTGCCGGACGCCAATGTGTCCTGGACCGACGAGAACATGGTCAAGCACAAGCATGCCGATGTCGGCGTCGCCGTGTCGATTCCTGGTGGACTGATCACCCCGATCATCCGCTCCGCCGAGCTCAAGACGCTGTCTGCCATCTCCAACGAGATGAAGGACATGGGCAAGCGCGCCAAGGAAAAGAAGCTCAAGCCCGAGGAATACCAGGGCGGCACCACCGCCGTGTCGAACATGGGCATGATGGGCGTCAAGGATTTTGCCGCCGTCGTCAATCCGCCGCATGCGACCATTCTGGCCGTCGGCGCCGGCGAACAGCGGCCGGTGGTCAAGGATGGCGAGCTGGCAATCGCCACGGTGATGAGCGTCACTCTGTCGACCGATCACCGTGCCGTCGACGGTGCGCTCGGCGCCGAATTGCTGGCGGCCTTCAAGGGCTATATCCAGAACCCGATGGGCATGCTGGTCTGA
- a CDS encoding pyruvate dehydrogenase complex E1 component subunit beta, translating into MPIDILMPALSPTMEEGTLSKWLKNEGDKVASGDVLAEIETDKATMEVEAIDEGVLGKIVVPAGTENVKVNAVIAVILEEGESASDIGSAKSAEAAPAAEEAKAPEAEAKSEPAPVPAEPKAPVANTAASDPSIPEGTEMVQTTVREALRDAMAEEMRADEKVFVMGEEVAEYQGAYKITQGLLAEFGDRRVVDTPITEHGFAGIGVGAAMAGLRPIVEFMTFNFAMQAIDQIINSAAKTLYMSGGQMGAPIVFRGPNGAASRVGAQHSQCYGAWYSAIPGLKVIMPYSAADAKGLLKAAIRDPNPIIFLENEILYGQSFDVPKMDDFVLPIGKARIHKTGKDATIVSFGIGMTYAVKAVEELSKLGIDVELIDLRTIRPMDLPTVIESVKKTGRLVTVEEGYPQSSIGTEIATRVQQQAFDYLDAPIITIAGKDVPMPYAANLEKLALPNVGEVIAAVKAVTYTA; encoded by the coding sequence ATGCCGATTGATATCCTGATGCCCGCGCTTTCCCCGACCATGGAAGAAGGCACGCTGTCCAAATGGCTGAAAAACGAAGGCGACAAGGTCGCTTCCGGCGATGTGCTGGCCGAAATTGAAACCGACAAGGCAACCATGGAAGTGGAAGCCATCGACGAGGGCGTGCTCGGCAAGATCGTCGTTCCGGCCGGAACCGAGAACGTCAAGGTCAACGCCGTCATAGCCGTGATCCTGGAAGAGGGCGAAAGCGCCTCCGACATCGGATCCGCCAAATCGGCGGAAGCCGCGCCCGCCGCCGAGGAAGCCAAGGCGCCCGAGGCCGAAGCCAAATCCGAGCCAGCCCCGGTGCCGGCCGAGCCCAAGGCGCCCGTCGCCAACACCGCAGCCTCCGATCCGTCGATCCCGGAAGGCACCGAAATGGTGCAGACCACCGTGCGCGAAGCCTTGCGCGACGCCATGGCCGAGGAAATGCGCGCCGACGAGAAAGTCTTCGTCATGGGCGAGGAAGTGGCCGAATACCAGGGCGCCTACAAGATCACGCAAGGGTTGCTGGCCGAATTCGGCGACCGCCGGGTTGTCGACACGCCGATCACCGAGCACGGCTTTGCCGGAATCGGCGTCGGTGCCGCCATGGCCGGCCTGCGCCCGATCGTCGAGTTCATGACCTTCAACTTCGCCATGCAGGCGATCGACCAGATCATCAACTCGGCGGCCAAGACGCTCTACATGTCCGGCGGCCAGATGGGGGCGCCGATTGTCTTCCGCGGCCCCAATGGTGCGGCGTCGCGCGTCGGCGCCCAGCACTCGCAGTGCTATGGCGCCTGGTACAGCGCCATTCCCGGCCTCAAGGTGATCATGCCCTATTCGGCAGCCGACGCCAAAGGCCTGCTCAAGGCCGCCATCCGCGACCCGAACCCGATCATCTTCCTCGAAAACGAGATCCTTTACGGCCAGAGCTTCGACGTGCCGAAAATGGATGATTTCGTGCTGCCGATCGGCAAGGCCCGCATTCACAAGACCGGCAAGGACGCCACCATCGTCTCCTTCGGCATCGGCATGACCTATGCGGTCAAGGCGGTCGAGGAACTGTCCAAGCTGGGCATCGATGTCGAACTGATCGATCTGCGCACCATCCGGCCGATGGATCTGCCGACCGTCATCGAAAGCGTGAAGAAGACCGGCCGTCTGGTCACCGTCGAGGAAGGCTACCCGCAGAGCTCGATCGGCACCGAAATCGCCACTCGGGTGCAGCAGCAGGCGTTTGATTATCTCGACGCGCCGATCATCACCATTGCCGGCAAGGACGTTCCGATGCCCTACGCCGCCAATCTTGAAAAACTGGCGCTGCCGAATGTCGGAGAAGTCATCGCGGCCGTCAAAGCCGTCACATACACTGCCTGA
- the pdhA gene encoding pyruvate dehydrogenase (acetyl-transferring) E1 component subunit alpha — MAPRKTATAASRKKPAEKSGLNGGITDFDKEAEIKAYSDMLMIRRFEEKAGQLYGMGFIGGFCHLYIGQEAVVVGMQMALKDGDQVITGYRDHGHMLACGMEARGVMAELTGRRDGYSHGKGGSMHMFSKEKNFYGGHGIVGGQVSLGTGLAFANRYRGNDNVSLAYFGDGAANQGQVYESFNMAALWKLPVIYIVENNRYAMGTSTARSSAQSNFSLRGNSFGIPGHQVDGMDVRAVHAAAIEAVAHCRSGKGPIILEMLTYRYRGHSMSDPAKYRTKDEVQKMRSEHDPIEQVKARILELKHASEDDLKSIDKKVRDVVADAADFAQNSPEPDPSELYTDILL; from the coding sequence ATGGCACCCCGTAAAACTGCCACAGCCGCATCCCGCAAGAAGCCTGCCGAGAAAAGCGGGCTGAACGGCGGAATTACCGATTTCGACAAAGAGGCCGAAATCAAGGCCTATAGCGACATGCTGATGATCCGCCGCTTCGAAGAGAAGGCCGGCCAGCTCTACGGCATGGGCTTCATCGGCGGCTTCTGCCATCTCTATATCGGACAGGAAGCTGTCGTCGTCGGCATGCAGATGGCGCTCAAGGATGGCGACCAGGTCATCACCGGCTACCGCGATCACGGCCACATGCTGGCCTGCGGCATGGAAGCCCGCGGCGTGATGGCCGAGCTGACCGGACGCCGCGACGGCTATTCGCATGGCAAGGGCGGCTCCATGCACATGTTCTCCAAGGAGAAGAATTTCTATGGCGGCCACGGAATCGTCGGCGGCCAGGTGTCGCTCGGCACCGGTCTGGCCTTCGCCAACCGCTACCGCGGCAACGACAATGTCAGCCTCGCCTATTTCGGCGACGGCGCCGCCAACCAGGGCCAGGTCTACGAGAGCTTCAACATGGCGGCTTTGTGGAAGCTGCCGGTGATCTACATTGTCGAGAACAACCGCTACGCCATGGGCACCTCGACGGCGCGTTCGTCGGCCCAGTCGAATTTTTCGCTGCGCGGCAATTCCTTCGGCATTCCCGGCCACCAGGTCGATGGCATGGATGTGCGCGCCGTGCACGCCGCAGCCATCGAGGCGGTCGCCCATTGCCGCTCGGGCAAGGGCCCGATCATTCTCGAAATGCTGACCTATCGCTATCGCGGCCACTCGATGTCGGATCCGGCCAAGTACCGCACCAAGGACGAAGTCCAGAAGATGCGCTCCGAGCATGACCCGATCGAACAGGTCAAGGCGCGCATTCTCGAACTCAAGCACGCCAGCGAGGACGATCTCAAGTCGATCGACAAGAAGGTGCGCGACGTGGTGGCGGATGCAGCAGACTTCGCCCAGAACAGTCCGGAGCCGGATCCGTCCGAGCTCTACACCGACATTCTGCTTTAA
- a CDS encoding FtsB family cell division protein, which translates to MRTQFKKKRSWIRWIIPALSIGCFSYFGFHSWHGAFGLESAEALEIRRIELTEQLASLTERRQHLERKVMLLSDGAVEADMLDERARLLLNVAREDEVVYFHQLH; encoded by the coding sequence ATGCGGACACAGTTCAAAAAGAAGAGATCGTGGATCCGCTGGATCATTCCAGCGCTTTCCATCGGGTGTTTTTCCTATTTCGGGTTCCACTCCTGGCACGGCGCCTTCGGGCTCGAATCAGCCGAAGCGCTGGAAATCCGGCGCATCGAACTGACCGAACAGCTTGCAAGCCTGACCGAACGCAGGCAACATCTCGAACGCAAGGTGATGTTGTTGAGCGATGGCGCGGTCGAGGCCGACATGCTCGATGAGCGGGCGCGGCTGCTGTTGAACGTGGCGCGCGAAGATGAAGTCGTGTATTTCCACCAGCTTCATTAA
- the eno gene encoding phosphopyruvate hydratase gives MTAIIDIVGREILDSRGNPTVEVDVHLEDGSMGRAMVPSGASTGAHEAVELRDGGSRYLGKGVQKAVAAVNGTLRDNICGMDAEGQIALDKAMIALDGTANKSKLGANAILGVSLAAARASAQASGLPLYRYVGGANARLLPVPMMNIINGGAHADNPIDFQEFMIMPVGADTLSEAVRMGSEVFHTLRKELAAGGYNTNVGDEGGFAPDLKSAPEALDFVVKSIEKAGYRPGEDIYIALDPASTEFFKDGKYDLAGEGRILESAEMAAYYAELAAKYPIISIEDGMAEDDWEGWKTLTDMIGDKCQLVGDDLFVTNSARLRDGIKMGVANSILVKVNQIGTLSETLDAVETAHKARYTAVMSHRSGETEDSTIADLAVATNCGQIKTGSLSRSDRLAKYNQLIRIEEELGVEAAYAGTSVLRG, from the coding sequence ATGACCGCCATTATCGATATTGTCGGACGGGAAATCCTCGACAGCCGCGGAAACCCGACGGTGGAGGTTGACGTCCATCTTGAAGACGGCTCGATGGGCCGCGCCATGGTGCCATCGGGCGCCTCGACCGGCGCCCATGAAGCCGTCGAATTGCGCGATGGCGGCAGCCGCTATCTCGGCAAGGGTGTGCAGAAGGCCGTCGCCGCGGTCAATGGCACGCTGCGCGACAATATCTGCGGAATGGATGCGGAAGGCCAGATCGCGCTCGACAAGGCGATGATCGCGCTCGACGGCACCGCCAACAAGAGCAAGCTCGGCGCCAACGCCATTTTGGGCGTGTCGCTTGCAGCCGCGCGCGCCTCGGCGCAGGCCAGCGGCCTGCCGCTCTACCGCTATGTCGGCGGCGCCAATGCGCGGCTGCTGCCGGTGCCGATGATGAACATCATCAATGGCGGCGCGCATGCCGACAATCCGATCGATTTCCAGGAATTCATGATCATGCCGGTCGGCGCTGACACGCTGAGCGAAGCCGTGCGCATGGGTTCTGAGGTTTTCCACACCCTGCGCAAGGAACTTGCCGCCGGCGGATACAATACCAATGTCGGCGACGAAGGCGGTTTCGCACCCGATCTCAAGAGTGCCCCGGAAGCGCTGGATTTCGTCGTGAAGTCGATCGAGAAGGCCGGCTACCGTCCTGGCGAAGACATCTATATCGCGCTCGACCCGGCCTCGACCGAGTTCTTCAAGGACGGCAAATACGATCTGGCAGGCGAGGGGCGCATTCTCGAAAGCGCCGAAATGGCAGCTTACTATGCCGAACTCGCCGCCAAATACCCGATCATCTCGATCGAGGACGGCATGGCCGAGGATGACTGGGAAGGCTGGAAGACCCTGACCGACATGATCGGCGACAAGTGCCAGCTGGTCGGAGACGATCTGTTCGTCACCAATTCGGCGCGTCTGCGCGACGGCATCAAGATGGGCGTAGCCAATTCGATCCTGGTCAAGGTCAACCAGATCGGCACTCTGTCGGAGACGCTCGACGCCGTCGAAACCGCGCACAAGGCGCGTTACACCGCGGTGATGAGCCACCGTTCCGGCGAAACCGAGGATTCGACCATCGCCGATCTCGCCGTCGCCACCAATTGCGGACAGATCAAGACCGGGTCGCTGTCGCGCTCGGACCGGCTGGCCAAGTACAACCAGCTCATCCGCATCGAGGAAGAGCTCGGCGTCGAGGCAGCCTATGCCGGCACTTCGGTACTGCGCGGCTAG